ATATTTATGTCAAAAAAGAAACAAATATGGAACCAAATCTTACGTTGTATCAAGTCCGATTTAAAGGAGACGGAATTCAAGACGTGGTTTTCCAATACCTCACTCATCGAGATGAACGGAGAGAGGGCCGTTATCGGTGTCCACCACAAGTTCATCAGGAACTGGTTGGAGGAAAAATATCTTCCGGAAATAAAAAAGGCGTTCAGGTCGGTACTGAGACATTCTCCGGAAATCTGTTTCATGGAAATGAGTGGAAGGCCGAACCGCCCTGGATCCAAGTCTGAAAAGCCTCTCCCTTATCCATCCTCCAATCTCGATCCTTCCATGACCTTTCATAGCTTTATTACGGGTACCAGCAACCAGTTTGCCTACACTTCAGCCCTTGAAGTGGCAAAGAGAGCTGCAGATTCATATAATCCCCTTTATATATACAGCGAACCTGGACTCGGAAAGACACATCTTCTTAACGCCGTCGGTAATTTCATTCTGGGCAATAATCCATCATTACGAGTCATATTTCTATCATCCGATGCCTTTACCTCCGATTTCACATTTTCCGTCAGGAATGGCAAGCTCCATGAATTCAGGGAAAAATATTGCACTACAGATATCCTCCTGTTTGACGACATCCATCTCCTTTCAAATCGATTTCAGACTCAGGAGGAATTCCTGTACATATTCAATACCCTTCATGAGGAAAAAAGGCAAATTGTGGTCTCGGGAAATACTCCTCCCACAAAACTTAAGAAAATGAAGCCCCAGCTTGTCTCCAGACTGGGTTGGGGCCTGCTG
This genomic window from Deltaproteobacteria bacterium contains:
- the dnaA gene encoding chromosomal replication initiator protein DnaA, whose protein sequence is MSKKKQIWNQILRCIKSDLKETEFKTWFSNTSLIEMNGERAVIGVHHKFIRNWLEEKYLPEIKKAFRSVLRHSPEICFMEMSGRPNRPGSKSEKPLPYPSSNLDPSMTFHSFITGTSNQFAYTSALEVAKRAADSYNPLYIYSEPGLGKTHLLNAVGNFILGNNPSLRVIFLSSDAFTSDFTFSVRNGKLHEFREKYCTTDILLFDDIHLLSNRFQTQEEFLYIFNTLHEEKRQIVVSGNTPPTKLKKMKPQLVSRLGWGLLTEILPPDHSTKIEIINAKARGDKLHIPDDVLFFLANSTDNIKTLVNNVVRFGAFASLNGGKINLSMAKSLVNDGDEPEVNIENIKSTVAGYFNISPDDLNSGKKKRVYSFPRQVAMYLLKKYTSLTYQQIGDVFGRKNHSTVIYAVKRISRYRKEDRDVRDQLDQLEKLLS